The genomic window TGCTGGAATATAAAGGCAGTGAATGTGGCTCCACCTACTGCTAAACATTTAGACCTACAACACTTTTGCTGATACAGATAGATAAGGCCAATGAAGGGAAGAGGAAAGTCTTACTAGTAATTAAGAATTATGTTATGATCTTAAACACTATGATCATTTATATCTATcatacatatatattatttaatctaTATAATAACTTGATGgaatttttttcttaattatattattaatttatattaagaaTTGTTNNNNNNNNNNNNNNNNNNNNNNNNNNNNNNNNNNNNNNNNNNNNNNNNNNNNNNNNNNNNNNNNNNNNNNNNNNNNNNNNNNNNNNNNNNNNNNNNNNNNNNNNNNNNNNNNNNNNNNNNNNNNNNNNNNNNNNNNNNNNNNNNNNNNNNNNNNNNNNNNNNNNNNNNNNNNNNNNNNNNNNNNNNNNNNNNNNNNNNNNNNNNNNNNNNNNNNNNNNNNNNNNNNNNNNNNNNNNNNNNNNNNNNNNNNNNNNNNNNNNNNNNNNNNNNNNNNNNNNNNNNNNNNNNNNNNNNNNNNNNNNNNNNNNNNNNNNNNNNNNNNNNNNNNNNNNNNNNNNNNNNNNNNNNNNNNNNNNNNNNNNNNNNNNNNNNNNNNNNNNNNNNNNNNNNNNNNNNNNNNNNNNNNNNNNNNNNNNNNNNNNNNNNNNNNNNNNNNNNNNNNNNNNNNNNNNNNNNNNNNNNNNNNNNNNNNNNNNNNNNNNNNNNNNNNNNNNNNNNNNCCAAATCCTTTATTAATTGCTCTGAATATTCCCAATATCTATCACACTGAAAAACTTTGAAAATAATGATGGATATAAAAAACACATTCAGCACAATTATTAAAGGATTTTGCAgaaaagtttaataaataaatattattgaaataaatatagATTATAGAAAACATATATAGATATAGACTGGAAAAAACCCCCGGAGATTTCAGGAAACCTGAGTCAAGGTCAATTAATCTCCTAAAAATATccaataatttaaataaacttttatgtcatgtggtgcgactctAAAGCATAATATAACCAGAATTACATGCTTGGAAAAAAATCTTTAagtaatttgacatttttataatattatttcttagcaaatatatatttaagcaaAACAGCTTAATATCTTTAATTATTATAACATTGTCATGTAGTGCAACCATCATGCTAAAACAAAACTGGAAATGCGAGTCAAGGTCAATAAATATCTTCAAATATccaataatttaaataaacttaGCCAAAGGTAGTTCAGGTTTTAAATGTCATGCGGTGTGACtcaaatgtaatatttatgaattattaattcAGGATATTTGTCAAAAAACACCTTCAAACTACACTGAACACTACAACACACTACACTACAACTTTGAAAATAATGATGGATATAAGAAACATTTAGTGCAATTATTGAAGGATTTGGCAGAGAAGTTTAATAAATATTAGATTctagaaaaaaatgtatatataatatataaatgcaaAAGCGGAAATGTCAGGAAATGCGAGTCAAGGTCAACAAATCTCTTTAAGTAtctaataatgtaaataaaaactaaagCAAGGTTAGTTCAGGTTTAAAATGTCATGCGGTGCGActcaaaaactttttatttataattaaaaattcAAGAAATTTATGAAGAAACACTTTTTAAACTACActtaaacatttaacatttttgaaaatgattGATATAAGAAATATTCAGTGCAGTTATCGCAGGATATGGCAGAAAGTTTAATAAATATTTGAGGAAATTtttcttgaaataaaaaaattaataacgatagaatgctaaaataaaactgaaaatgtcAGGGTGTGTGAGCCAAGTGTTTAAACCACactgaaaaacatttttaaaaaaaattgaaaataatgATGGATATAAAAAATATTCAGTGCAATTATTGAAGAATTTGGCAAAAAAgcttaaataaatatgtaaataaataaatgtcaggaAATGTGAGTCAAGTGTTTAAACTAaactgaaaaacattaaaaagttttgAAAAAAATGATGGATATAAAAATATTCAGTGCGATTATTGAAGAATTTGGCAGAAAAGCTTAaattaatatgtaaataaataaatgtcaggaAATGTGAGTCAAAGTCAATACATCCCTTCAAATAGccaataatttaaataaactaaGCCAAGATTAGTTCAGGTTTAAAATGTCATGCGGTGCAACCAACTACACTGCAAACTGcaccaaaaaacatttaaaatctttgatATTAGAAAATTCAGAGCAATTCATGAAATATTTGGCAGAAATTGCATTCTATatttaataaagtaataaatatttaatgaaatttTTAATGGAATGTTAATATAAATAAAGAATatagagaaaaaatatatatacaatgcaAAAACAAAACCGTAAATGTCAGGAAATGTGAGTCAAGGTCAATAAATCTCTTCAAATACTAACCTtgctttagtttttatttaaatgattagATATGTAAAAGATTTATTGACCTTGACTCACATTTCCTGACATTTCCGGTTTTGTTTTTGCATGTTTGCACCACATGACAATGATGAAAGTATCAGTCATGCCACcctgacatttatttatttatttcctttattTAGCCAGGAGATCACATTGAGACAGTACTATCTCTTCTTCCAGTGAGACCTGGTCAAAACGGCAGCACATAAAGTTTCACAAAGAAGATCACAAAACACAATACCACAAAAATTACTAAATCAGATCATAAAAAACAATTACATGTATCCTTTAAAACATTATACAGAAGATGTTTAAAAGTACTCAAAGTTGGAAGATTGTCAAGATTAAGCCGATTTTGAAGATCATTCCAAGCCTTAGGAGCATAAAAGGAGAAAGTACATTTGCCAAGATTTGACGTTACCCTTGGGACTATTAACCGAATACAGGAACCAGATCTAGTGCGTTGATTATTTGAGTGAAATCTTAACAAATTAGACAAATAAGATGGTAGTTTACCTAAAagagcctttaaaataaataaatacaaatgtaattttCTCCTTTGATATAAAGATAACCAGTCTAAGGAATTATACAAAATACAGTGATGCGTTCGTGAATCTGCACCTGTGACAAAGCGTATTGCTGCATGATAAACAGAATCTAGTTTTCTCAACAGAGTAACAgatgcatgcatatatatatggTCACCGTAATCAAGTATAGACAAAAATGTACTCTCTACTAATTTCTTACAAGCCTTATAAGGAAAACAATTTTTTAACCGATATAAAAAACCTAATTTCGGCCTGAGCTTTTTTAGTAACTTGTCAATGTGTATATCAAAGGTTAATCTCTCATCAATCCAAATACCTAGGTATTTATAAGAGCTTACTCTTTCTATTGATACACCGTTCGAAGATATGATTGTCTGATCTGTTACCTTAGTGCGGCCACGGCTGAAAATCATATATTTAGTCttctttaaatttaaaaccaGTTTTAACTCCTGCAACGTTGACTGTAATAATTGAAAAGCGTTCTGTAGATGTTGTAAAGCTTGATTTAAAGAGTGTGCAGCTGTATATATAATTGCATCGTCTGCATACAGATGTATTTTAGCTAAATCTATTCCATGacctaaatcattaatgtaaataGAAAATAACAATGGAGCTAAAACAGATCCTTGGGGAACCCCAGTGTTTACGTGGAGAAAGGAAGAATTATAATTTTCAACAGTCACACATTGAGTGCGTTCTGAAAAATAATTTTCAAACCATTTTAAAGCGGGTTGACTGAAACCTAAAAGCCTAAGTCTCTGTAACATTAACTTATGGTCTACTGAGTCAAAGGCTTTGGACAAATCAATAAATAGAGCAGCACAGGATTGTTTACTGTCTAAAGAGGATGTTATATCATTTAAAACTGATGTAGCTGCAGTGACAGTACTGTGTCCCGTTCTGAACCCTGACTGGTAATCCTGAAGAATATTATTAGCTgacaaatattgttttaattggACGTTTATCAATGATTCAAAGACTTTGGCTAAAACCGATAATCTAGAGATAGGACGGTAATTATTTGGGTCCGTTGGATCTCCCCCTTTTAATAATGGAATAACCATTGCAGATTTCCACATTTTAGGTATTACATTAGAAGTGAGACTTAAATTTAATAAAGAGGCTAAAGGTTCTGCAACGAGATCAGCTGCCAATCGTAAGAAATACGGCTCAATTTTATCAATTCCTGGTGATTTTTTTATGTCTAGAGTCTCTAGAGCTTTGTGAACCTGTGCAACAGTAATAGacgtaaaattaaataaatctggAGTGCTATTTTGAACAAGCTCAATAGATGCATTTGAAGTATGGACATTTGAGTTGGAAGACTCAGAGGTTAAGCCGGCAGATATAAAGTAATTATTAAAAGTATCTGCAACAGCTTCTCTGCCCTTAACTTCAGTGttgttaacatttaaaaaatttgggAAATTAGAAGCTAATTTAGTTACTGAGAAAGACTTAACTAATTTCCAAAAACGTACAGGATTATTTAGGTTTTCGTTAACCATAGACAAATAATAATCACACTTTGCCCTTTTGATTAATTTTGTGCACTTATTCCGTAAAGCTCTATATGAGTTCCAATCCataaaattatttgatttttttgcctTGGCCCATAAATTATTCCTCTGTTGTATAGAAGTAGAAACAGTATGATTGAACCAAGGATTATCCTTACCACTTATCCTAAATCGTTTAACTGGGGCATGTTTGTCACAAATAGATAAAAATGTTGATCTGAAATAGTCCCAGGCCAGATCAACATCAGGTATACATGAAACAACACCCAGATCACTGAGATAAATATCCCGTAAAAAGGCTTGTTCATTAAACTGTTTAAAaagtcttttaaaaatatatcgcGATGAAGGTCTTGGAATTTTACAGTTTCTCACGCAGACAATTGCGCAGTGATCACTAATGTCGTTGCAGAAAACTCCTGATGCAGAATATCTGTGGGCAGCGTTAGTTAAAATTAAGTCCAATAGGGAAGATTTATCCGGATCCTTTTGATTTATCCGAGTTGTTGTATTAATCAACTGTACCAGACGGAGAGAGTCACAAACCTCCTTGAATGAGTCGGAGGAAGACGACAACCAGTCCCAATTCAGATCGCCAAGTAAAATCAGTTCATATGTAGTCCAGTTGTGAAGAAGTTCTGCAAGTAAAGTGCATGTTTCACTTGAAGACGATGAAGGCGGGCGATAACATCCACCAACGATAATGTCCGAGCCGGAGACCAAGTGTAGTCTAAGCACCAGCAATTCCAGGCTGTTTACTTTACTTAATGAAAATATACGAGAACAATGTAAGTTAGACTTCACGTATATTGCAATTCCCCCTCCCTTTTTTGTACGATCACATCTAAAAACATTATAATCGTTAATATTAATCAAATCGTTTGTAACTGATGCTTTTAACCAAGTTTCAGTGAGAACTATCATATCTGCATCAGTCGCTTCTGCCCAAATTCTTAAAGAGTCCATTTTATTTGTCAAACTGCGCACATTCAGATGAAAAAAACGTAGTCCATTTGTTGATTTAAATTCGTCTGGAGTTTGAAATTGGCCTAACACAGGACCCGGGTTGGGGTGGATATTCCCAGATAAGAATAGCTGGATGAAGACTAACCATGATCTTCTCTTTGGACCCTCAATTGGGTCTCCACAACAAAGAGGCCTCGCACGGGCTGAAAGGCTCCCTTTCCCCTGGGTCCATAGGCAGCGCAGACCACGCGAAGATTCTCCAAAAGTAAACAACAAGCCGCAAGACTTATCTCTCCATGATAGCAGCGGGCCATACTCCCTGAGCAATTCCGATGTAGTTCCAGTGTACAAGTCAGGCCGAAGACAAGGCGCTGTTAACTCGTAGATATATCCGTGGTCATTGGCAGTATAATCCACGCCGTCAAAAGGCACGCCAACCCCAGGCATCCACAGTGTCGTATAGCAACACTGAAGAATCAAATAAACAAGTGTACGCATTTTTTTCCTATAAAAACGACGATGTCCAGCCAGTCGCACTGATTAAAGTGCATAAAAACACTTAAAGTGCGCAGTGAAAAACACTATAACGAGCACTTAAAATcaaacagttaaaaaaataataaggaCAGACCACACGCACACTACTACAGACAAGCCGCCATCTTGATAactatatatataactatatatactTTATGCTTctccaaaaatataaaatttcttCATCTTCATCTGAGATCAGATGTGTTTAAgtcataatatataaataatgttactttttaaataaatcaatagaTAGATAAACAATAAAATGAGCCTAATGTCAGAATATTTGTGTGTTTGTAGGGGCACGGTGTGCAATGTAGTGATCAGTCAGGAGTCAGAAACGGCTGGCAATGGTGACGCCCGGCCGCCCATCATCTTCAACCCCGACTTCTTCGTGGAGAAGCTGCGTCACGAACGACCCGAGGCCTTCACCGAACTGGTGCTGAGCAACATCACGCGGCTCATCGACCTCCCAGGAGCCGAATTCTCACAGTTACAGGGCGAAGAGGAGCCCAAGACGCCTAATGGCACCGCGGCCGGAGGCTTCTTCCGCTCCTTCAACTTCCTCAAACGCAAAGGTCAGAAGATTTGAGGATTGTAGCCAttttccattgactttgtattctgtttctgtttttatCCTGCAGTGGGCATTAATTCGTCCTCATGCTTCCTTCAAATTTACAAGCGGTCTTTGATGCCTTTGAGCTTGTTGCGGAGGCACCGGTGGGAAGATTTCAGACGCTATTGACCAGAACTATTGAATAAGCGTCAGTCTGAGAGTTACGTCGTCTGCTTTGGGAAGTTCTCTGAGGATTACTAATGGCTGTTCTAGTTAGTTTCCTGCCGTAGGGTTTTGCTATCGACTGGCCGGATCTCGATTCATTAGTAATGGCCCAAACTAAAGACAGGACCTGATTGGTTTCTTTGTGTGATCAAGTGTTTGGTTCTTTAGCTTAATGTAATGACGTCAAGTTTAATTGATGTTTGGCAAATTCTGCATTAAACGTGTTGTTATTGAAGATGTATTTAATTGTGAACTGGTTTacgacctttttttttttcagacaaggGTGTTGTGTTCGGCATGCCGCTCACGGAGGAAGGAATAGCCCAGATATATCAACTCATCGCGTACCTCAGCAAAAGTGAGTTATAGGAGCCTTGGTGGCTCTTTAATGACTCCTAGTGGCTGTAATTAAAAAGTTCCATTGAACTTCACAGCTCACATTAAAAAGTCACTTTCAAACAAAAAATCatgctattattattatgattatttcttattatgttatgttacatttttactatgtttttttatttatttaaaatattattaaaattatgatAGTACATTTTTGCTATGTTTttgacttattttaaaaaatgtttatattttaaaaatattaatactagtatcatttttgttgttattattattattaacactatGATAATACACTATGTACATTTTTGGTAtgatttttttgtgattgtttaaatatattatttttaaaaagtgttaTTATTCTATGATAGCACATTTGTGTGCATTTttttgtatgatatttatttaattaaaaaaaaaaaacataatgccATTATTGTTGTTAGTATTATCACTATAATAATACATTATGAACACTTTGGTATAAttgtttgattatttaaaaaatatctattaTGTTATCAACATTTTTGCTatgattaaaaatattatttataatatgtttattattattattaaaatgataataCATTATGTACATTTTTGCACAATGTACAAtgttttttgtgatttatttaaaaaatatattatttaaaaattaatattagtataattgttgttattattgctattataatTAATAACACTATGATAAAACACTGTACATTTTGCTGTGATGTTTTTGTATATACACTGCATTacctatattaataatattaatgataagaataatattaaaaaataatttattactcATGATTAATAATTAATACATAATTTATTACTTCTTACTTACCAAAATGTATAGTGTATTATCATAGTGTTAATTATAAtagtaaaaataacaacaataatgatactaatattaattttttttaataaatcacaaAAACCATTGTACATTGTGCAAAAATGTACATAATGTATTagcataatttaaataatattattttatacatatgtattttttttaataatagcaAAAATGTGttgataatataataatagtaataaaattgtgtttttatatatatatatatatatatatatatatcaaacaaGTATACCAAAGTGTAcatagtgataataataataatgtttttattataatcATTGCTAACACTatgatattaatattattattattattaacattattataaatattgtacattttcacAGTAACATTTGTCATGCCGTTACAATAATGCACTATTTTTTTATACGTTTAATATCATATCAtgctattataattattattattaatgataatgtacaattttgctatattttgttgattatttaaaaaaaaaatgtaatgctatTATTGTTATCATTACCATTATAATTAGCACTACTAcaccaaaatataatttatttataatgtgtgcaatttattattatcatttatttttaaatcatgcATTGTTTTTTCATTATTAGTATCACTTCAGATTTCCTCATTGCAtggatttcttttaaaatgatCAGATTTGGTTGCCAGTTTCTTACCAAACAAGGGGAATCCATTGTAAAGTTCAGCCATATTTAGCATGTTTTGAGTGATCACTGTGAGTTTATGTGAAGTACAGTGTGTTGAGATGTTTGTTGTGGTGTAGATCTGCATGTGGAGGGTCTGTTTCGCATTCCTGGGAACAGCTTGAGACAGCAGACGCTGAGAGAGCAGCTCAACAGCGGCGCCGACATCGACTTCTCCGCCGGTGACTTCCATCCCAACGATGTTGCCACGCTTCTCAAGAGCTTCCTGGGAGAGCTTCCCGAACCCCTGCTGACCCAGAGACACCTCCACGCTCACCTCAAAATCACAGGTCAGTCTGAGATTGCTCAAACTTTCCTCATCCCTCCCATCACGGATCGCTCATAATCGCTGTCCGTCTGTGTGTGTGGACAGAGCTGAGTCTGTTTGACGATCAGGGCAATAAGACGAGTGTGGCGGATAAGGAGCGTCAGATCGAGGCCCTGCAGCTGCTGCTGATGCTGCTGCCCACCGCCAACCGAACCCTCCTCAAACTGCTGCTGGACCTGCTCTACCACACCGCCAAACAACAGGACAAAAACAAGATGTCCGCCCACAACCTGGCGCTCATGTTCGCCCCTCACGTCATCTGGCCCAAGAACGTACgcctttcatttcttttcaatgGACAACTTGGATTGAGCTGCTTTTTCTCACCCTAGAGCTTTGAAGCTAGAACCACCGCTCTAAATGTTGTTGAACTAATTACAAatggctgaaataaaataagttagagtttttttatatattttattaaggtAAAGTTAATTTTATTTGAAGTAATGACAGTGCTTTTTTTATGGTTAAATATAATACCCCTGGTTCAGGCCTAATTTTTTATGTGTCATGTGCTGTTTTCTTCAGATGAATGCCAGTGATCTTCAGGAGAACCTGAAGAAGCTGAACAGCGGCATGGCGTTTCTCATCAAACACTCACAGAAGATCTTTCGGGTACTTTTTTCCACGACACCTTTTACAAAAGTCTAGTTATTTTCACATACTGATGAAATGAAAAACATcatattctcgtagtattatttatatacttgtatagtatttattaatattttgaatcagcccattttattttttctaaatatttatatttggctttaattttttattttatgtttatttttatagagTTTTAGTATATATGTTTATTatgtttagctttatttttattttagcttgaGTTGTAGTAAATCTAGCacttcaactttttatttcagttacttgATAAAGAAACATTTgtgattttgtaatttttaaaaagtttatttatattagtatatatgtatgtatagttttagtttttatttcagctttagtaattttactccttcaaaaacatttacttttttattttatttcatttttatttcagttacttgtcaaaacaacatttctaatgttatgcatgtttgtcattttaattaagtgatacaaaagtaaaaaaaaaatcgatttagCCTTTGTTATTTCAGAgttttgttacttttaatattttcttttttttaaattcccaAGGAATCTTTTCTACTTTAATGTGCTTTTGTGATTTTtcagaacatttttttaatacatatatttatgtttagcttttttttttgtttgtttccaaAGAAGCATTTGTgcttttgttatgtgcttttgtatgGAAGCCATTTTCTACCACTGAATATAAAAAAAGTACTcacaactttttaatctcacaattctgaatcactttataactcataattacaagtttatatcacagagaaagtctgaattgcaaaataaaaatatcgCAATaacctgtaaaaaaaaatgtatacagtgCTGGAAACTGGCTTCtgtacttttgtcatttttataagatttttaaaaatatttagtttttatttgttttacttcACGTAAACATATTTtagttagtttatttttaatttttttttagtaaatctaAATCTAGCACTTCAacttttatttcaattacttgacaaagaaacatttcaaattttaaagaaaaattcaaaagaaaaaagtctatttagctatttttgtttgagttttagttgttttagtactacttaaacacacacacacacacacacacacacacacacacatacatatatctCCAAGGAATTGTTTCTAAtttaatgtgcttttgtcatttttatgatgtttttaatatatatttacatttacctttatttttaagtttttgtgattttatttcagttacttgGAACATATGTAATTTAGAAGAAAAAATCTGTTaagctttattttttttcagggtttccgcggggtcttaaaaagtcttaagtctaaaatttaaaaatcaatattttaggccttaaaaagtcttaaattcgctgttctaggtcttaaataattttacacaggtcttatttttccgatgtccatgtaacgctacctctaatgctcatttaaattctctttttgttgtttccgtggtgttgtagttctttatttcacaattccaaatataatttgctgtatttaaactacaaatgagaccagcatgcaatagccaatcagatttctgttattggcgcgagtctctctcggattgtaccgcagaagtaaaatggatttaactttttagctttggggaagtgcaagtttagcgacacttagcttgaaaaaactgaatatagggcttggctaaggccagttgctaacaactagattttttactgcgtcttcagaatcgcagtagcagaatacaagTCAAatgacctttttctgtatataatgttatcaataataataagaaatataggtcgagctagctgaccgccagccttcgaaatacttttaaaatgttttttttttttacttgcccgaccgaacaaaccgcctgattaaaactgaagtgacaaaaacaactagcgaagcatcaaaaggcaagaaagattcatattttaatacattcaacgtaaacagaaattgataatggatatgtgtgtatttctggtctatttgtgacatactttaaaacaaatgaatgtaacagcactctaaagaaacacactgaggtaaacatttcaaatgtatagtttatttataacatgatatagttcagtaatgtaccaagtgagctttttgctgaaaattctcacaattacaaatgttacattaattttagctcaataaaaaagtagttagtcaagtagttacttacatattagacaatatgcaacattagcagaagcattctcctagcaacgttttgctataattcagcgttttgctcgaatcagttgaaataactcgctcatgaagtgacttaccgccacctgctggtagtttagtgtgtttaaaagtatgcctccacacccaacatttctaatgtatatatttataaatcaataaatgtatttaaaacattaatctcacttttaattttgcagtgtaaattgtgtaatctcactgctaacagccatttagaattaattgataaattcataaaataaatttcaaaggtaatggcatacatttcaaaagtaaaaaaaaggcctttataaaggtaaatcaaatatgcagatttaagatgtaaaagctaatagagcactgatgaaaatattgtttcagaattttttttttacatcagatatttctagtggtacttttatggggatattttgtgtggaatagtatctgctgatatgaaaagttcactgtatatcgtagtaataaatttaatttatgacagccatgaaattgtgtttactttttacattaaacacattaaatattacatgtatgcatgtaatataatatctatttccattacaggttcggtcttaaatttcatataaggtggtattaaaaaggtcttaaaaagtcttaaatttcacttgttcatatctgcagaaaccctgtttttTATTTCTGCTTTAGTTTTAGTAAATCTAGCACTTATTTCAGTCACTTGCTAAAGAAACATTTGtgatttagtcattttttttaagttttttttttttttttagttaagttaaacaaagaaaaaaaaatctatttagctTGCTTTTTTTCCCCCCCAGTACTTTCAGTAGTGAGTTTTCAGtacttttaatattttcttttttacttcCCAAGGAATCATTTCTAAtttaatgtgcttttgtcatttttataattttttaaatatatatttctgtttatatttttaaaagttaagttaaaaaagaaaaaactattttgctttattttttatttccgcTTTAAAAAggtaatcacttttttttttatctcacagttctgactcactttataactcataattgcaagtttaaatcacgcaattctgagaaaatagtctgaattgctaaataaaaaaatttcaaTAACCTTTTTTACTTCTGTTTTGTGCAGTGCTGGGAACTGGCTTCCATACTTgaaaaatattcagttttttcatctaatatttatgttgtattttagctttatttcaagtaacaaaagtGATTTGTAATCGTTTAATTTACTaccaaattaaatttaaataacttACAAACATGTCATTATCTTCTTTGAACATTTAAAGCATGGTTGGGGTCTCTCTGATTGTCAAGTCCAATCTGTATCTTTTTCGTTGTCGTTTGTGAAGGCGCCGACGTACCTGAGGGAACATGCGAGACTTCAGTTCGCAAACACCAAAATCATTCACTCCAAGGTTTGTGtcatttgtgtttgttgtttattGATTGAGTTGTGCATGAGTGTGATGTTGTCTGTGTGCTGTCAGGATGATCTGGAGCTGCTGTCAGTGGGCGGTTCTCCTTTCACGGCGGCATTCAAGAGGAGCGGAGCGCGAGTGGGTTTAGACTCGGACGGTCACACCGAAGAGGCGCTCCGAGAACTCTATCGACACGTCACTGATAACATGCCCCACTCAGCcaagaagaaaaaactcatccGACAGGTAAGAGCACATGGCTTTAGtcagtgtgtatttatttatttatggttttatcaaaaacaactaaatataaattgttttattattaatat from Garra rufa chromosome 7, GarRuf1.0, whole genome shotgun sequence includes these protein-coding regions:
- the arhgap19 gene encoding LOW QUALITY PROTEIN: rho GTPase-activating protein 19 (The sequence of the model RefSeq protein was modified relative to this genomic sequence to represent the inferred CDS: inserted 1 base in 1 codon), whose protein sequence is MIFSLDPQLGLHNKEASHGLKGSLSPGSIGSADHAKILQKGTVCNVVISQESETAGNGDARPPIIFNPDFFVEKLRHERPEAFTELVLSNITRLIDLPGAEFSQLQGEEEPKTPNGTAAGGFFRSFNFLKRKDKGVVFGMPLTEEGIAQIYQLIAYLSKNLHVEGLFRIPGNSLRQQTLREQLNSGADIDFSAGDFHPNDVATLLKSFLGELPEPLLTQRHLHAHLKITELSLFDDQGNKTSVADKERQIEALQLLLMLLPTANRTLLKLLLDLLYHTAKQQDKNKMSAHNLALMFAPHVIWPKNMNASDLQENLKKLNSGMAFLIKHSQKIFRAPTYLREHARLQFANTKIIHSKDDLELLSVGGSPFTAAFKRSGARVGLDSDGHTEEALRELYRHVTDNMPHSAKKKKLIRQLGKQSTPXTPASENTTPTSKKHARSRSFGGLIKPPLPPSSSSRPQPESVITQRREQDQLYPRGKKEKEREGNHYRKTSTAQRPDKKQPGEKKITSAVIPEGSAVC